One part of the Sporosarcina ureae genome encodes these proteins:
- a CDS encoding DUF1850 domain-containing protein, with product MKTRKIVLLLTFLIGIVMLVVLFYPYRQMIVLEEVRSEQPKAYYLPLHKDRNFQVNYIHSIHLSNVKEQYRITDDGKLRFEFMQYEDVAIGLPGYAEEGETLHVEDGVYTLTFEKRVIDSFVLYVGRVNADLSLRYEQQEYHLKEFLEKGHSYEFHVMKVPNYKLLKGVRLNGS from the coding sequence ATGAAAACACGAAAGATTGTTCTTCTGCTGACGTTTCTAATAGGAATTGTAATGCTGGTCGTATTGTTTTATCCATACAGACAAATGATCGTACTTGAAGAGGTTCGGAGCGAACAGCCAAAAGCGTATTATCTTCCATTACATAAGGATCGAAATTTTCAAGTGAACTATATTCACTCGATTCACTTGTCTAATGTGAAGGAGCAATATCGCATTACCGACGACGGAAAGCTCCGTTTCGAATTTATGCAGTATGAAGACGTAGCCATCGGATTGCCAGGTTACGCAGAAGAAGGCGAAACACTGCATGTGGAAGATGGTGTTTATACGCTTACATTCGAAAAACGCGTGATAGATTCGTTTGTTCTCTATGTGGGTAGGGTGAATGCAGATCTGTCTTTGCGATATGAGCAACAAGAGTATCATCTAAAAGAATTCCTTGAAAAGGGTCATTCTTATGAATTTCATGTAATGAAGGTACCAAATTATAAGTTGTTGAAAGGAGTTAGATTAAATGGATCGTAA
- a CDS encoding TRAP transporter permease encodes MDRNKDQEKDIPVLSDEEMGTLSEQEQLEILQKYDPESNTRDLKGLLGKIVFFGLLAFSIFQLYTAIGKPFTAQIQRSIHLGFALSLIFLMFPARKKIGERRNKVPFYDIILSILAIAVGLYWPLFIDELVFRVGRVSDIDLIIGILAVLLTLEAARRAVGMPITIISIVFLAYAFFGPYFPGFLAHRGQSVENLVQLMFFTTDGILGTPISVSATFIFVFLLFGAFLVKTGVGNYFNDLAVVLAGRLTGGPAKVAIFSSALQGTISGSSVANVVGSGSYTIPMMKKLGYRKEFAGGVEAAASTGGQIMPPIMGAAAFLMVEFIGGVTYWEIAKAAAIPALLYFTGIWIMTHFEAKRVGLQGMDASQIPNRKETLKKIYLLLPILGIIVFLLAGIPTMKAALLGIVLTIIVSSISKETRIGFRDMIDALVDGARTALAVAAATACAGIIVGVVVKTGLGLSLATGLISAAGGNVLLTLIFTMFAAIILGMGSPTTANYVITSTIAAPAIITLLMLDEPVGAAVPIVVAVSAHLFVFYFGIIADITPPVALAAFAASGISGGDPIKTGITSAKLAIAAFIIPYMFVFNPAMLMLDSSITEIVWVTLTAIVGMVAIGAGIIGYWYSKLNWIMRIITIGTGMLLIYPETMTDIIGLVLFIILLAFQWMGNKKNTPPKLASN; translated from the coding sequence ATGGATCGTAATAAAGATCAGGAAAAAGACATACCCGTACTTTCAGATGAAGAAATGGGTACGCTTTCCGAACAAGAGCAACTCGAAATTCTTCAAAAGTATGACCCGGAATCCAATACACGCGATTTAAAAGGGCTACTAGGAAAAATTGTGTTTTTCGGTTTGCTAGCATTTTCAATTTTTCAGTTGTATACAGCAATTGGTAAGCCATTTACGGCTCAAATCCAGCGTTCGATTCACTTAGGTTTTGCTTTATCACTTATATTCCTCATGTTCCCTGCTAGAAAGAAGATTGGTGAACGCCGTAATAAAGTACCGTTTTACGATATTATTCTATCCATATTGGCAATAGCCGTTGGTTTATACTGGCCGTTATTCATCGATGAATTAGTATTTCGTGTGGGGCGTGTATCCGATATCGATTTAATTATCGGTATTTTAGCAGTTCTACTCACACTAGAAGCAGCGAGACGTGCGGTAGGAATGCCGATTACGATCATCTCGATCGTGTTTCTCGCGTATGCGTTCTTTGGACCTTATTTCCCAGGGTTCCTTGCACATAGAGGACAAAGCGTGGAAAATCTCGTTCAATTAATGTTCTTTACAACAGACGGGATCCTCGGTACACCGATTAGCGTATCCGCCACCTTCATATTCGTCTTCCTACTGTTTGGGGCGTTTCTGGTGAAGACAGGCGTAGGTAACTACTTCAATGACTTAGCAGTAGTATTAGCGGGTCGCTTAACTGGTGGGCCGGCAAAAGTTGCGATTTTCTCAAGTGCTTTGCAAGGTACGATCTCAGGTAGTTCCGTAGCAAACGTTGTTGGATCGGGTTCATACACGATTCCGATGATGAAGAAGCTTGGCTACCGTAAAGAATTTGCGGGTGGAGTAGAGGCTGCGGCTTCTACGGGTGGACAGATTATGCCACCGATCATGGGAGCAGCAGCGTTCCTAATGGTTGAATTCATCGGCGGTGTAACGTATTGGGAAATTGCCAAAGCGGCAGCTATTCCTGCATTGTTATACTTCACAGGAATTTGGATCATGACGCATTTCGAAGCAAAGCGCGTAGGTTTGCAAGGAATGGACGCATCACAGATTCCAAATCGGAAAGAAACATTAAAAAAGATTTATTTATTGCTTCCGATCCTTGGAATTATCGTCTTCTTATTGGCGGGTATTCCTACGATGAAGGCAGCATTACTCGGTATTGTTCTTACGATTATCGTCAGTTCAATTAGCAAAGAGACGAGAATTGGATTTAGAGATATGATTGATGCATTAGTAGATGGTGCACGTACAGCATTGGCTGTTGCGGCAGCGACTGCTTGTGCAGGTATTATTGTTGGCGTCGTTGTAAAGACGGGTCTTGGGCTAAGCTTGGCAACCGGCTTGATCTCAGCAGCCGGTGGTAACGTCTTGCTTACATTAATCTTCACAATGTTTGCAGCAATTATTTTGGGGATGGGCTCTCCAACGACAGCAAACTATGTTATTACATCTACAATTGCAGCGCCTGCCATCATTACACTATTGATGCTTGATGAGCCTGTAGGGGCAGCTGTGCCGATTGTAGTGGCAGTATCAGCACACTTATTCGTATTTTACTTTGGTATCATTGCAGATATCACGCCGCCTGTTGCGTTGGCAGCCTTTGCAGCTTCAGGTATTTCTGGTGGAGATCCGATCAAGACCGGTATCACTTCTGCGAAATTGGCAATAGCCGCCTTCATCATTCCGTATATGTTCGTCTTTAATCCAGCGATGCTGATGCTCGACTCGAGTATAACGGAGATTGTATGGGTGACCTTGACGGCCATTGTAGGTATGGTCGCAATCGGTGCTGGAATAATTGGCTACTGGTACAGTAAATTGAATTGGATTATGCGAATTATAACGATTGGTACAGGTATGCTGTTGATCTATCCTGAAACTATGACTGATATCATTGGTTTGGTGTTATTCATTATCTTGCTGGCATTCCAGTGGATGGGTAACAAGAAAAATACTCCGCCTAAATTAGCGTCAAATTAA
- a CDS encoding RluA family pseudouridine synthase: protein MKRKQETSNVKEYIVEEQIELLPYLLKIMSKSSRNSVKSVLTRGQVMVDGHMTTKHNQSLEPGQTVEIQSNKAAINVSQLVGVAILHEDEDLIVINKDAGVLSVASEKEKDQTAYREITKYVKRSHPENRIFVVHRLDRDTSGVMMFAKNEETQQALQSTWNESVKERLYTALVEGKVRTQSGTINSWLTENSAFRVYSSPTDNGGQHAITHYRRIQANKNFSLLEVLLETGRKNQIRVHMEELGHPVIGDKKYGATGNPIRRVGLHATALAFLHPRTGELVRFEAEVPQIFVARSK from the coding sequence ATGAAAAGAAAACAAGAAACATCCAATGTAAAAGAATATATAGTGGAAGAACAAATAGAATTATTGCCATATTTATTGAAGATCATGTCAAAAAGTAGTCGGAATTCCGTTAAATCAGTTCTTACACGTGGACAAGTTATGGTGGATGGTCACATGACAACAAAGCATAATCAGTCATTAGAACCTGGACAAACGGTTGAAATACAAAGTAACAAAGCCGCTATCAATGTGTCTCAATTAGTAGGTGTAGCTATTCTGCATGAAGATGAGGATCTTATCGTAATCAATAAAGACGCAGGTGTTCTTTCTGTTGCGTCGGAAAAAGAAAAAGATCAGACAGCATATCGTGAAATTACGAAATATGTTAAAAGAAGTCATCCCGAGAATCGGATTTTTGTTGTGCATCGACTGGATCGAGATACATCCGGCGTCATGATGTTTGCTAAAAATGAAGAAACTCAGCAAGCTTTACAAAGCACGTGGAATGAATCCGTAAAGGAACGTTTGTATACGGCACTTGTAGAAGGAAAAGTACGTACACAATCGGGTACTATCAATTCTTGGTTAACTGAAAATAGTGCATTTCGAGTCTATTCAAGCCCGACTGACAATGGCGGGCAGCATGCGATTACACATTATAGAAGAATTCAGGCAAACAAAAACTTTTCATTGTTAGAGGTTCTTCTGGAAACGGGTCGAAAAAATCAAATTCGAGTACATATGGAAGAATTGGGTCATCCTGTGATAGGAGACAAAAAGTACGGTGCTACTGGCAATCCTATACGCAGAGTAGGGCTTCATGCGACGGCATTGGCCTTCCTGCATCCACGTACGGGCGAATTGGTTCGATTTGAAGCAGAAGTACCACAGATCTTTGTTGCGCGTTCTAAATAA